One segment of Clostridium botulinum DNA contains the following:
- a CDS encoding phosphodiester glycosidase family protein yields MNKKIKKKPTRKKTRCDKKKKTSLLIFMGAIYIIAFLIVTTPFVLIYGPYDKIKKTFITTVLATRHAYLVNDFIPQQTLDKILGKNELEEDSVPANTSIDLNKIDVKNNSGNKVTKYDIHTDRYDGYMLEIENPHKVKVAMTKYLGKLGQKTSEMAEEHNAIAAINGGSFVDKSSDGITYAGTGGQPGGFVISSGKVVYPIGKCNEHSVENVIAFTKKGQLIVGNHTLAELKKLDVQEAMCFREPNVIINGIRQHKKEDYIDGINPRTAVGQKEDGTVLFLALDGRKLSKPGATIYEVQEIMRSRGAINAGMLDGGYSTTMYYKGDVINSPNAWDGERSVATAFYVEQ; encoded by the coding sequence ATGAATAAGAAAATTAAAAAGAAACCAACAAGAAAAAAGACGAGATGTGACAAAAAAAAGAAAACATCATTATTAATATTCATGGGAGCAATTTATATTATTGCTTTTTTAATAGTAACAACGCCATTTGTATTAATTTATGGACCATATGATAAAATTAAGAAAACTTTTATAACAACAGTTTTAGCAACTCGTCATGCATATTTAGTAAATGATTTTATACCTCAACAAACACTAGATAAGATTTTAGGAAAAAATGAACTTGAAGAGGATAGTGTTCCAGCAAATACATCAATAGATTTAAACAAAATAGATGTTAAAAATAATTCAGGAAATAAAGTAACTAAATATGATATACATACTGATAGATATGATGGTTATATGCTAGAAATAGAAAATCCACATAAAGTTAAAGTAGCAATGACAAAGTATTTAGGAAAATTAGGACAAAAAACCAGTGAAATGGCAGAAGAACATAATGCAATAGCAGCTATAAATGGAGGATCATTTGTAGATAAGTCTTCAGATGGAATAACTTATGCAGGAACAGGTGGGCAACCAGGTGGATTTGTAATATCAAGTGGAAAGGTTGTATATCCAATAGGAAAATGTAATGAACATTCTGTTGAAAATGTAATTGCATTTACTAAAAAAGGTCAATTGATTGTTGGGAATCATACACTTGCTGAGTTAAAAAAACTTGATGTACAAGAAGCAATGTGTTTTAGAGAACCTAATGTAATAATAAATGGCATTAGGCAACATAAAAAAGAAGATTATATAGATGGAATTAATCCTAGGACAGCAGTTGGACAAAAAGAAGATGGAACAGTACTATTTCTAGCTTTGGATGGTAGAAAGTTATCTAAACCAGGAGCTACAATATATGAAGTTCAAGAAATAATGAGAAGCAGAGGGGCTATAAATGCAGGTATGTTAGATGGGGGATATTCAACTACGATGTATTATAAAGGTGATGTAATTAATTCTCCTAATGCTTGGGATGGAGAAAGAAGTGTTGCTACAGCATTTTATGTTGAACAGTAA
- a CDS encoding GNAT family N-acetyltransferase, translated as MSKDNFKKSININIPINSSKIYVNEITLDELIYIYSWSNKEIEEKVTCRPILNKTINETIELYKSLLISDNTYILGLYNINNNELLGKITLFDYNYRNKSLEIGYYLIPKFRKNGYMNEAIKIILNLLFRKLNMNKVYAQTASFNSDSNSLLKLNKFKLDGILREHHELNEVFYDDYIYSILRSEFML; from the coding sequence GTGAGTAAAGATAATTTTAAGAAATCAATTAACATTAATATACCTATAAATAGTTCAAAAATATATGTTAATGAGATTACTTTAGATGAATTGATTTATATATATAGCTGGAGTAATAAAGAAATTGAAGAAAAAGTGACTTGTAGGCCTATTCTAAATAAAACTATAAATGAAACGATAGAACTATACAAATCTTTATTAATTTCTGATAACACCTACATATTAGGTTTATATAATATTAATAATAACGAACTATTAGGTAAGATAACATTATTTGATTATAATTATAGAAATAAGAGTTTAGAGATTGGATATTATTTAATACCTAAATTTAGAAAAAATGGTTATATGAATGAAGCCATTAAAATTATACTAAATCTATTGTTTAGAAAATTAAATATGAATAAAGTTTATGCTCAAACTGCAAGTTTTAATAGTGATTCTAATTCATTATTAAAACTAAACAAATTCAAATTAGATGGAATTTTACGTGAACATCATGAATTAAATGAAGTGTTTTATGATGATTATATCTATAGTATTTTAAGAAGTGAATTTATGCTTTAG